A region from the Acyrthosiphon pisum isolate AL4f chromosome A1, pea_aphid_22Mar2018_4r6ur, whole genome shotgun sequence genome encodes:
- the LOC100166459 gene encoding tubulin beta chain isoform X2 produces MREILHLQAGQCGNQIGAKFWEIISDEHGIDPCGAYHGDNDLQLERINVYFNEAGTGGSHGKYVPRAILVDLEPGTMDSVRSGPFGQLFRPDNYVFGQSGAGNNWAKGHYTEGAELVDSVMDVVRREAENCDCLQGFQLAHSLGGGTGSGMGTLLISKIREEYPDRIMNTFSVVPSPKVSDTVVEPYNATLSVHQLVENTDETFCIDNEALYDICFRTLKLTSPTYGDLNHLVSVTMSGVTTCLRFPGQLNADLRKLAVNMVPFPRLHFFMPGFAPLTARGSQSYRALSVPELTQQMFDAKNMMTACDPRHGRYLTVAAIFRGIMSMKEVDDQMLNIQNKNSGYFVEWIPNNVKVAVCDIPPRGLKMSATFIGNTTAIQEIFKRISEQFTAMFRRKAFLHWYTGEGMDEMEFTEAESNMNDLVSEYQQYQEATAEEVEFDDEEVVEEVDDNKDY; encoded by the exons ttttgggAGATCATTTCGGATGAACACGGTATCGATCCATGTGGTGCGTATCATGGCGACAACGATTTACAATTGGAGAGAATCAATGTTTACTTCAACGAAGCCGGCACCGGCGGCTCCC ATGGGAAATATGTGCCTAGAGCAATTCTGGTCGATTTGGAACCTGGCACAATGGACTCAGTCCGTTCCGGACCGTTTGGACAACTGTTCAGACCCGATAACTATGTTTTCGGTCAGAGTGGAGCAG GTAACAACTGGGCCAAAGGTCATTACACGGAGGGTGCTGAGCTGGTGGACTCTGTCATGGACGTAGTACGCCGCGAGGCCGAAAACTGCGATTGTCTGCAAGGATTCCAACTGGCTCACTCTTTAGGTGGTGGAACGGGATCCGGCATGGGTACTCTGTTGATATCGAAAATCCGAGAGGAATATCCCGACCGCATAATGAACACATTCAGCGTAGTTCCATCTCCGAAGGTATCGGACACCGTGGTGGAGCCCTATAACGCCACACTGTCTGTTCACCAGTTGGTGGAAAACACGGACGAAACATTTTGTATCGACAACGAAGCATTGTACGATATTTGTTTTAGGACGCTGAAATTGACGTCCCCGACGTACGGTGACCTCAACCATTTGGTCTCG GTAACTATGTCTGGAGTGACGACGTGTCTTCGGTTTCCCGGTCAGTTAAACGCTGACTTGAGAAAGTTAGCCGTCAACATGGTCCCATTCCCGAGGTTGCATTTCTTCATGCCCGGATTCGCTCCACTTACAGCTAGGGGTAGTCAGTCTTACAGGGCACTTTCGGTTCCTGAACTCACCCAACAA ATGTTTGACGCCAAGAACATGATGACCGCTTGCGATCCTAGGCACGGCCGTTACCTGACAGTGGCCGCCATTTTCAGAGGGATTATGTCCATGAAAGAAGTCGACGATCAAATGTTGAACATTCAGAATAAGAACTCGGG ATATTTCGTGGAATGGATACCCAATAATGTTAAAGTCGCCGTATGCGATATACCTCCCAGAGGCCTCAAGATGTCGGCAACATTTATCGGTAATACCACCGCCATCCAAGAGATATTTAAACGCATCTCCGAACAGTTCACAGCCATGTTCCGCCGTAAGGCGTTCTTACATTGGTACACAGGCGAGGGTATGGATGAAATGGAATTCACCGAAGCCGAATCCAATATGAATGATTTAGTATCCGAATACCAACAATACCAG GAAGCGACAGCCGAAGAAGTTGAATTTGACGACGAAGAAGTTGTTGAAGAGGTCGATGACAACAAAGATTACTGA
- the LOC100162291 gene encoding uncharacterized protein LOC100162291 (The RefSeq protein has 1 substitution compared to this genomic sequence), protein MAAVANKPKSEMTPEELAKREEEEFTTGPMSVLTQSVRNNTQVLINCRNNRKLLARIKAFDRHCNMVLENVREMWTELPKTGKGKKKAKAVSRDKYISKMFLRGDSVILVVMNPKEAVRQQPPAP, encoded by the exons AT ggCTGCTGTAGCAAACAAACCAAAATCTGAGATGACTCCTGAAGAATTGGCAAAACGTGAAGAAGAAGAATTCACTACAGGCCCCATGTCGGTATTAACCCAATCTGTACGTAATAATACTCAAGTATTGATAAACTGCCGCAATAATAGAAAACTTTTGGCAAGAATCAAAGCATTTGACCGACATTGTAACATGGTATTAGAAAATGTACGGGAAATGTGGACTGAGTTGCCTAAAACCGGCaaaggcaaaaaaaaa gcAAAAGCTGTTAGTCGAGACAAATATATTTCCAAAATGTTTCTGCGTGGTGATTCAGTTATTTTAGTTGTCAAGAACCCTAAAGAAGCTGTTCGACAACAACCGCCGGCCCCTTGA
- the LOC100164363 gene encoding bifunctional methylenetetrahydrofolate dehydrogenase/cyclohydrolase, mitochondrial, which produces MHTRYWTGVKLFAKKFHSSSIRLNATVIDGKSIANTILNELRQETQEWVLKGNRAPHLVAVLVGQNPASKIYVTNKIKAAKVVGIETKTMKFSASTSENELLACIKRLNHDENVDGILVQLPLPDHITERTLCNAVAPHKDVDGFNIVNIGRFCLDMQCLGPCTPLGVHELIRRTGIPTLGKNAVVCGRSKNVGMPIAMLLHADNAGETSAMDATTTICHRYTPPDQLALFTKTADIIVSAAGVPNLIRADMVKPGAAIIDVGITRVEDPKTSKSYLVGDVDFENVKDVAGYITPVPGGVGPMTVAMLMRNTIAAAKKTVIYNILDPGAVIYKQASQIKP; this is translated from the exons atgcataccAGGTATTGGACTGGTGTCAAGTTGTTTGCAAAAAAATTTCATTCTTCCAGCATCAG aTTAAACGCTACAGTAATTGATGGGAAGAGTATTgctaatactatattaaatgaACTACGCCAGGAGACTCAAGAATGGGTTTTGAAAGGGAATCGGGCCCCTCATTTAGTAGCAGTGTTAGTTGGACAAAATCCAGCTAGTAAAATTTATGTGACGAACAAAATTAAAGCTGCTAAAGTTGTTG gtattgaaACAAAAACAATGAAGTTCAGCGCATCAACAAGTGAAAATGAGCTTCTTGCCTGTATTAAACGTTTAAATCATGATGAAAATGTTGATGGAATTTTAGTCCAG TTACCACTTCCTGATCATATTACTGAACGAACATTGTGTAATGCTGTGGCACCACACAAGGATGTTGATGGTTTCAACATTGTTAATATTGGAAGATTTTGTTTGGATATGCAATGTTTGGGACCATGCACACCGTTGGGTGTTCATGAGCTAATTCGACGAACTG gaatTCCTACTCTTGGTAAAAATGCTGTTGTTTGTGGAAGATCAAAAAATGTTGGTATGCCTATTGCTATGTTGCTCCATGCAGATAatgcag GTGAGACATCAGCAATGGatgcaacaacaacaatatgtCATCGATATACACCACCAGATCAACTAGCTTTATTTACTAAAACAGCTGATATTATTGTATCAGCAGcag GTGTTCCAAATTTAATTCGTGCTGATATGGTTAAACCAGGAGCAGCCATAATTGATGTAGGAATAACCAGAGTGGAAGACCCGAAAACATCTAAATCATATCTAGTAGGAGATGTTGACTTTGAAAATGTGAAAGACGTTGCAGGATACATAACACCAGTCCCTGGAGGAGTTGGTCCAATGACAGTGGCAATGTTAATGCGTAACACAATTGCGGCTgctaaaaaaactgtgatttaCAATATACTTGATCCTGGTGCAGTGATATATAAACAAGCGTCACAAATAAAACCGTGA